The sequence below is a genomic window from Terriglobia bacterium.
CTCTTCGCGGCGCATCACGGGACCATAAACCACGAGGAAAAAGATGAGAAACACGACGCCCAGCGCCCATTGAGCGCCGGCAAGGACCAGTCCGAGGCCGATCAGCAGGCTGCCTAAATACAAAGGATTGCGCGTATAGGCGTAGGGCCCGCCGGTGGCCAGGCTCTGATCTTTTTCCACGTGGCCTGCGGCGAAGGCGCGGATGCCCAGGCCTGCGAGGGCCACCAGGGACCCGGAGATCAGCAGCGGCAACGTCGGCTGGGCGAAAACCAGATACGCGATGCCCAGCGCAAATCCAAACGGCACGCGCCAGCGCGCCACAAAGGCCGAGAAATCATGATCCATTTTCGGTCCTCAACCGTTGCAGCGCCGCGTTGACAACGGACCCCACGCTGACTCCTTCGAGAAAGTTCAAGTCCTTGGACTGGTTCCCGTGCCCGGCTGGCCTGGGTCCGCACAGGATGATGTCTGAAGGGTTGAACGGGCCATTGCGCTCGGGAGTGTTGCGGGTATCGGCGGCGTTGAAGATGGCCACGATGGGTGTCCCGGCCGCTGCGGCAAGGTGCAGCGGTCCGGTATCTCCGCCAATCAGGAGCCTGGCTTCACGCGCCAGCGCAATGAACCGCAGAAGCGTCGAGGGAAACCACTTCGCGCGCGGCGTATGGGCGCGTGCAATGATTTCGCGCGCCACATCCTCTTCCTGGGGCGGGCCGGTAATCAGAAAATCAAGCG
It includes:
- a CDS encoding methyltransferase, whose product is MDHDFSAFVARWRVPFGFALGIAYLVFAQPTLPLLISGSLVALAGLGIRAFAAGHVEKDQSLATGGPYAYTRNPLYLGSLLIGLGLVLAGAQWALGVVFLIFFLVVYGPVMRREERNLRRRFGQEFENYSAAVPLFFPLRRRLKPSRTKFEWKRYRRNREYEAALGYLAGVIFLAAKMLLR